The Bacteroidales bacterium genome includes a region encoding these proteins:
- a CDS encoding HU family DNA-binding protein, whose translation MTKAEIVAEIANKTGIEKLVVQTTIEAFMESIKNSMTSGENVYLRGFGSFTIKRRAEKTGRNISKNTTIIIPAHNIPTFKPAKSFVNEVKENVNIK comes from the coding sequence ATGACAAAAGCCGAAATTGTAGCAGAGATTGCAAATAAAACAGGAATAGAAAAACTAGTTGTTCAAACCACCATTGAAGCCTTTATGGAATCTATCAAGAATTCGATGACCAGTGGTGAAAATGTCTACCTGAGAGGATTTGGTAGTTTTACAATCAAAAGAAGAGCTGAAAAAACAGGGCGTAACATCTCTAAAAACACCACCATCATCATCCCTGCTCACAACATCCCCACCTTCAAGCCTGCAAAATCATTTGTAAACGAAGTTAAAGAGAACGTAAACATAAAATAG